A window of Castanea sativa cultivar Marrone di Chiusa Pesio chromosome 1, ASM4071231v1 contains these coding sequences:
- the LOC142627140 gene encoding uncharacterized protein LOC142627140: MPAHCMNIEECMNVEVEADGKPWYHDIKAYIKNSEYPPSAMDIEKKFIQCMASQFFLSGEVLYKRNHDSTLLQCVDAPEANYLMEEVHEGLLGAHTNGPLLARKILRASFYWLTMESNCIKHVRTCHHCQAYQDRKNAPPQPLHSLATLWPFSA; the protein is encoded by the coding sequence ATGCCGGCCCATTGCATGAACATCGAAGAATGCATGAATGTCGAAGTTGAAGCTGATGGAAAGCCATGGTACCATGATATCAAGGCTTATATCAAGAACAGTGAATACCCACCCAGTGCTATGGACATTGAAAAGAAGTTTATCCAGTGCATGGCCTCCCAATTTTTCTTAAGTGGAGAAGTCCTATACAAAAGGAACCACGATTCTACCTTGCTTCAATGCGTAGATGCCCCCGAGGCTAATTATCTGATGGAAGAGGTGCATGAAGGCTTACTTGGAGCTCACACCAATGGACCCCTATTGGCCCGCAAGATTTTGAGAGCCAGTTTCTACTGGCTCACCATGGAAAGCAATTGTATTAAACATGTAAGGACATGCCACCATTGCCAAGCCTATCAAGATAGGAAGAATGCTCCTCCTCAACCTTTGCACTCTTTAGCAACACTATGGCCCTTCTCAGCCTAG